In the genome of Electrophorus electricus isolate fEleEle1 chromosome 21, fEleEle1.pri, whole genome shotgun sequence, the window CTCGACCAGGCCAGAGTAAACTACACGCTAGCAACCAGATGAAGAGCTTCCTTAAGTCTGATCGCCTGGAAAACTGTGTTATAATCATGGAGTGCTGGGCAGGATTgtattaagtaaataaacagtagaATAAAAAGAGATGATTATGAAAAGCCTCTTCAGCATTTTGGGGAGCTTCCCTTACTTTTATACAGATATGACAATGTTACTACAGTTGACTTGTTTAGAGAGTTTTAGTCAAATGTGTTCTTGAATAAAGTGGTTGGTCATTGCTGACTATGTCTGGCTACACCCCACTGAGATGTATATAAAGATCTACCTTTTTTAACATAAGCTAGGTTCACCTCGTAGAActtcaaaagcactttgcttgacAGCTGATTTAGGACCTCAGGACAAAAGGTGTTTCTCTGAagccttgtgtacttcactgcaattctGAGTGAGggtgtttgctctctctctctctctctctctctctctctctctctctctctctctctctctctctctctctctctctctctctctctctctctctctctctctctctctctctctctctctctctctctctctctctctctctctctctctctaacaatCAAACAGAAACTGTGATAAACCAAATACAATGTTTTGGTAGCTAGCCACATGAAGTTGTTGGTAAAGAGGAAGCCAAAGTTGTCAATATTTGccccaaaccaaacaaatgttATTATGTAACGGTGAAAAATGTGGAGTTTCTGAAGTTCCCGCAGTAAAATACACCAAAATATACACTAAAATAGCACATTTTCCAATGTTTAAAGATTAACTTAAAATGCTGTGAAAAATCCACTGTtttttataaaatgtcattttacattcTTCAAAACATAAtagtattataatattttttataactCAGAACCAAAAAGCCAAATGAACTCGTGAATAGGAGAGAATATTTAGTAGATTCTCTAAAAGGGCTGTACAAATAATTTGATTATTGAGTCCGTAATTAGTTATAACAATTACcgtaaatatttcattttttaatgcatgtaTAATTTTTCTTCTAAGCTGTCAGTTCCTAGTAGCTCCTGGTTGAAGATGAACTCAGCTTAAGCTCAAATAAATTaaccaaataaacagaaactttGTGAGCATGGGGCTCAGGTGTGGGTGCAGGCAGTTGTTAAAGTTTTAAGCGAAAGGAGGTCCTGATTTCCTAGGGCTAGAGTTGTAACAGGAAGACAAAATTATACAAGACGGGTACTCCAGGAGCAATAATGATGATATGGTCCATATATTCATTATATGGCATTAATTCCTTTGAAATTTGTTGCAATACCTCATTGCTTTtctttgaattttaatcatgatgGGTCTGAAATGAGCAGTTGCTATGATGACACTACTGACCTGTTCCTCTGATAGCTAACGATCTTGTTCAACAATGACACTACCAACCCATGTTCAACACAAATGTTATGCTTGTTACTACAAGAGGATTAAATTGTTTTCAGTCGTGTGCTGGAAATAATTTGTGTCTGGCTAACTAGCTTCCTTTGAgcttttctatctatctatctatgtgtgtgcgtgcgtgcatatagAGAATCCACAGTTTGGAATCAAACACACCAAGAGAGGTTtaattgtacatttaaaaactacatttttgcAAATATGTACAATTTATCTATACTGAATTagtttagctgtgtgtgcacatgtgagctGTTCAGTGTTAATGTACTTTTACTGTGCATTAGTGAGGTGTCCAGTTCTTTACCCGTGTGAGTgaggttcaagccccaccactgccaggttgccactgttgggtccctgagcaaggcccttaaacctcagttgctcaagttgtactcagacataattgtaagttgctttggttaaaagcgtcagctaaatgccataaatgtagatgTGTTCAGTACTGGAGATGTTtagctgtgtatgtgtaagtgaaGTGTTGTGTATTAGAAAGGTTtaggtttgtgtctgtgtgtgagtgtgagagaggtgttCAGTACTGTAGAACGTGccgccaccccccccccccccccacacacacacacacgtccatttgtgtgtctgtctgcaggtagTGGCTCTTTGCACCTTCCCTGAGCTCCTGGACAGTCCCAGTTTCCCCAAGGATGCAAAGTGGCGAGCACGGCGAATCCTGCAGAGCTGCGGAGGACAAAGCATCGGTGAGTGAGTGtacgtgtttgtttgtgggtgtttgttcGAACATGTGAGAGAGGGGATGTTTTGTGCACCAGTGCTGAAACATTGTTGGCCTagttttttacttttatgtgtTTTCAATCCTTTCCTCTGTGTGCCAACACATTCTTCCCCTTCAGGGTCATACAGTGCCAGTAAAGGGGTGGACTGCATCCGCCAGGACATCGCTGCCTACATCGAGCAGAGAGACCAAGGGGTGCCAGCAAACTGGGAAAACATCTTTCTCACCACTGGGGCCAGCGATGGCATTGTGGTATGTGTAGTTATGGGACGGTTCAGCACGTTGGGTTTGACTTGAGGGCCCAGTTAGTTCAGTGTGGCCTGGTCATTTAAAGGAAAGGCAAGCCTTGATCTGAAACCAATTACATTACCCCCAGACTGATACAAGTCAGACCCaaacaccctaaccctaacccagcctGCAATGGGAAAGTGTTGAAATGTGTTACCATTAGACCCATAGAAGAGGGATGGCCCTGTGGTAACAATCACCGAGTCAGCAcaaatgttttccattaaaCCCGAACAGATGAACATAAACCTGAACATAGAATATGCTTACCCTTTCTAGAACTTACCACAGCAAGAAACTAGTTGGGAAGTGACTGTGTGTTAACACGAgagttgtttgttgtttctttatCAGAGCATCCTTCGACTCCTGGTGTCAGGCCAGGCTCATGCACGCACAGGTGTGATGATCCCTATCCCCCAGTACCCACTCTACTCAGCTGCCATCGCAGAGATGGACGCTGTGCAGGTCAACTACTACCTGGACGAGGACAACTGCTGGGCCTTGGATGTGCACGAGCTGCACAGAGCGTACCAGACTGCCAAGGAGCACTGCCAGCCCCGGGTCCTCTGCATCATCAACCCTGGAAACCCCACAGGTACAAGAGCACCATTCTCCCTCAGCCTCAGCGCTGAACACTCATTGTGAAGTTACACTGTACATGACTTCTGTACTGAATGCAAGTCTGTTTCTCTGCCCCTGCTTATGTATTCCATCTTGGCAGGTCAAGTCCAGAGCAAGAAGTGCATCAAGGACGTCTTGCACTTCGCCTACGAGGAGAATCTCTTTGTCATGGCTGACGAGGTAATGCCCATTCTACGTGAGGTCCACAGTCACTGACCAAGAGGAAAAGAATCCTCTCGTTCTTCCCAGTTCATTAAGCATCTGCTTTTTCCTTTGGTGCTTCCTCAGACTTGAGTGCGAACCTTTTAAATCTCCCACTAGGGTGATAAGGGTGATTTCCTAAGGCTTTAAAAACCTTAGAAGTAGAAAAGACCTTGAGATGATTGGCTAAAGGCTCGCTCCAATCTAAACGATTTAACAGATGAAGGCTCAGTTTTCACTTGTGTAACATTTGGGTCATTGCTGTTTGACAGAAAAAGGCAGGTGACAGCTGTTtactttggtgtgtgtgtaacagtatGACAGCAGACAGTTTTGTGTCACTCCAGGTTCAACACTGGAGCAAACATGGGGAATTCTCCTGATGTTTTAAACTCAAAAATTCTAAATGCATCTCCCTTTGtgataacacacagcacaaaatgccttttaagaagtaAAACTTGATGAATATTGTTGGCAATAAGcttaacattttttattgaaaAGAGTGTTTCTCTTATTTAGCTTTTTGTATGCCATTTGTGGatattttattccttttaaGTAATCTGAAATTTACCACACTGAGAGATTTACTTTCTTGCAGCATTAATTTCCTAAATATTCCTGTTTGTGCATattatttcctctttttgtttccttttccaCCCAGACCTCTTTGTGTTAATGCGTGTCCTGCAACTGCAGGTGTATCGTCATCCATTTTAGTTAATGCGTTTGTGTCCTGCAGGTGTATCAGGATAATGTGTACGCCCCGGACTGCCAGTTCCACTCGTTTAAGAAGGTGCTGTATGAGATGGGGCCGGAATACTTTAACAGTGTGGAGCTGGCTTCTTTCCATTCCTCGTCCAAAGGCTACACAGGAGAGTAAGTGTTGCTCTGAGTCAGCGTGTGTCTGAAATTCCACCCTCCAAACACCCTCTCCCCTTCAACCACCctgtttttaaactgaaatagattcacagaaaaataaagatctCTTTAGTGGCACAATAGCTTGCACAGGATATCACTTGTGTTTGGAAATGTGGAAATGACGAcgcacagtgtctgtgtgtctgtgtgtgtgtgtatggaggtcAAATGAGATTCTAGAATGCTGAGGTGCAGAAACAGGATGTCCTACTGCAGTTCTGCTGTCTCAGTGAAAAGGTCAACTCAGGACtaaatgttttcacattaaaaacattaaagtctttacattaaaacagcactaggcaagtttatttacatAAGTTTTTTATATACAGCAGCAGTTCAATGGGACAAAGTTctgcttttaattaaaatttaaatccaTTAAGTGAATGGGCACAACTCATCAGCACCACTCTCTAGTCTTTCAATTAGGTTTGCCAAATGtagcattttattacattatatattatttgcaCTGGTAATGAGAGTTCATAAAACGTGAAAGAGCAAGCTTGGTTGTATTTGGAAAACTATTCAATTAGATGAAAAGTTCTTGCTATTAACTTGCTCTCTGTGGTAACAGTGACTTCTAGAAAGGCCCAGTTTCAACGGTAATGAGCATCTTTGGAATTTATCAGTTGTAAATTTGTGTAacagttgtgtttttgtgtgcttttgagTTCCTTAATGGTATTGCTCACCTCTGCTCATATTAATGTACTATACGTGATGACCAACTCACACCTCTGCCCATGTTATAACGTCCTACACCTGATGACCAACTCACACCTCTGCTCCACAGGTGTGGGTTCAGAGGAGGCTTCATGGAGATCGTTAACCTTGATCCGGAGGTCAAGTCCCAACTGGTGAAAATGCTGTCAGTGAGACTCTGTCCACCGGTGACCGGCCAAGCTGCCATGGATGTGATCGTGAACCCTCCACAGCCTGACGAACCCTCTCACGGCCAGTTCTACAAGGTCAGTGGGTTGGTGTGGAAGCCCTGAAGACATGTACAGACTCCGTGCTGATGATTGATAGGGTTTGTATTTGAAAGGttggggtggggttagggttaggggttagagttagggttggaggtCTTCATGAAACAGACAGCAAGGTGAAGAGCAGAAGCTTCTCTACAGGGAGATGGAAAAAGAtaagtgtctgtatgtgcacgtacacatgcatgtgcatgtttgtgtgtgcatgtgtgcactctCCACCTCCATTAGTATAATTCATGCTCTTTTCCCGTCACTCGTCCGGCGTGTGTTTGCAGGAGAAGGGCCTCGTGCTGGGAGCACTTGCAGATAAAGCCAAGCTGACGGAGCACATCCTCAACGCTGTGCCTGGGATCAAATGCAACCCAGTGCAGGGCGCCATGTACGCCTTCCCCCGCATCTTCATCCCGCCCAGAGCAGTGGAGGAGGCGCAAGTACATCCTGCCCCACCCGCTTCACCTCACACAGGCCACTGCCTGCTTCACCTCGCACGGGTCACCGCCCACTTCACCTCAGAGCTCATGGGCCACTTTAACAGCTGTTTCAAGCTGCTGCTTTCCAGAGTGATGAGAAGGTGCCTGCAGTCTCAgctttgctgtgctgtggttaTGGTTTATTCTATACTGCTGTGCTGTAGTTGTTTGCTTAATTCCTCTACAGTTCATCACTCTCACTCCTGGAAGAGCTAAAGCAGccacacagagcaaacacagtTCATGTCACAGAGActtgtttgaaaaacaaacaaaaaacacttcttttctttctgttttgtacCTGCTAGTCAGCTACAGTACTACACTGCAGCCtgttttaataaatcttgctgACTCCAGCACTCTGACTTGGGTCCCTGTCTCTGCCTACGAGCCTGTGCTATGCTGTTTACTGAGTTACTCCAATGGCTGCGTGCAGGCCCTCGGAATGCAGCCGGACATGATGTACTGCCTTCGGCTCCTGGAGGAGACTGGTATCTGCGTAGTCCCGGGCAGTGGCTTCGGCCAGAGGGAGGGCAGCTACCATTTCAGGTGAGTTTGCTCCCAGTTCAAGCTGACAACCAGTGGTACACAACAGCTGTCTCTAGTACAGCAtgctctgcacacacctgcttaTTGAACAGCTAAATGTCAAACCCTTCATGAGCTGCATCAGGCTTAGAGAAAACAGACTTGTGCAAGACATAGTTTTCCCAGGATCGAATCAGGGAACTACTGTCTGAAAGGCCCAGCAGGGTTCAACGTCAactttttttccagcatgtctCGGGCAAGTGACCATAAAATTCACTGTCCCAACCCCAGTTCACTTACCCCACATTTCTACTGTCCTGAAAAAATCTTTGCACTTTTAAAGTGTAATTTACACAtaaataagcacacacatgctaatACACTTAggttatttattcttttaaaaatttacATTCTCACAATAtgctttcacattttctttttgttataaATAAGCAAAGGTTTCATAACAAACATCTTTCTCTTTAACCCTGTGATATGCTGTTGTGACTATCTTGGTCATCTTGGAATTGTCTTCACTGTTCCTCTGACGTACGCACATGTCCAGTGATCCAAATGTGCTACTGGCTTTTTCGCTGCTATACACGTTGTGACAGATTTGTTGAGCAATTTCTAAAATTTGTAGTTCTGAAAAAAAggcaacatttttttcttccttgttaGGTCGAAATTGACCCATGAAGCAATTCATCTGTGGACTCGCTTTGCTTTGTAAACGTGTTTTGCCATTTTCCTCTACACCTCAATCTGAAGCAGTTTGTTAACAAATACTataattgatttgtttttgactGGATGTGTGAATGGATGAGACCATTTTTTGAGTGACGAGGGGTTAAATATTCAAGTGAATTGAGTTTAGCATCAGCTACATTAACAAGCtgcgcccccccccaccccaacatgAACAGGTCCAACAACTGATTTTAGTGCTGCTGTCCTGATGTCACGTTTTACTTGCATTTGGGCAGTCGTTATTGTTGAGCCCTGCATCTGTGTATCTTCATCTGTGTatcacttctttttctttcctccctcAATCCTCCAACCAAATATAATTTAGGCctatattaaaatgcctttaatgtattttaaattttatgttAACTTTTAagaaattttcttttttccacaa includes:
- the gpt2 gene encoding alanine aminotransferase 2; translation: MHRLQSLANRSLISGAFDQCPALPRTSVKTSPKKSPCRVGVRRKSQEASIDGPYGLKRYSTSEATVAATVGNGQIREKTLTMETLNPQVKAVEYAVRGPIVIKAGEIERYLQEGGKKPFTEVIKANIGDAHAMGQQPITFLRQVVALCTFPELLDSPSFPKDAKWRARRILQSCGGQSIGSYSASKGVDCIRQDIAAYIEQRDQGVPANWENIFLTTGASDGIVSILRLLVSGQAHARTGVMIPIPQYPLYSAAIAEMDAVQVNYYLDEDNCWALDVHELHRAYQTAKEHCQPRVLCIINPGNPTGQVQSKKCIKDVLHFAYEENLFVMADEVYQDNVYAPDCQFHSFKKVLYEMGPEYFNSVELASFHSSSKGYTGECGFRGGFMEIVNLDPEVKSQLVKMLSVRLCPPVTGQAAMDVIVNPPQPDEPSHGQFYKEKGLVLGALADKAKLTEHILNAVPGIKCNPVQGAMYAFPRIFIPPRAVEEAQALGMQPDMMYCLRLLEETGICVVPGSGFGQREGSYHFRMTILPSAEKLKVLLEKVHDFHIKFLNEYSALDEAQRSVS